A stretch of DNA from Methanogenium sp. S4BF:
GTGCGTCACTTCCTGCCACACAGGGCTTCCCGGATTGTTCCGCCTTCCTTGCAGCCTTTCTGTTTGCTGCACCGGTGATGTAGCGGCTGTTGAATGATTCGACTGCATCCACCATCGCAATGGCACTCCTGATTTTCAGGGCGGCACCGTGGCGCCACTTATGATATGGGTGCGGGATGATGCAGAGTGCCCCTGCCGCATGTGCCTGTGCAACCGTTTCGGCAAATCCCTGGTCGGCAGGGATCACTTCTGTGATGCCCAGAGCGATGAGATGGCCGTCAGCTGTGGAGATCTCAATTCCCGGGATCACGAGCACCGGGGAATCGCACTGCATCGCATACACTGCCCCGTCTGTGGTGTCGTGATCGGTGATGGCGATGGCGTCAAGGCCCCGCTCTTCCGCCCGTTTCAGGCATGCCTCTACACTGCTCTCCCCGTCACGGGAAAAATTGGTATGGACATGCAGGTCACATTGCAGCATCAGATCAGTACCCTTTTTCATTCATGGCTAATTAAAGTGAATCGTGAAACGTATGCGGGTACTGCTTCCCACAGGGACGATTGCTGAGAAGATTGTGCGCAGGGCGGCTGCGGGGTTTGATGCCGATGTAGTGGTCACCGGGGAGATTGCATCCTTCCTGACGCCGGAGCGGCTTTGTGCGATGGCACAGGGAGGCTGGTATGATGCCGTCATCATATCGGGGATGTGCACGGCTTCCTTTGCCCCGGCGGAAGAGG
This window harbors:
- a CDS encoding PHP domain-containing protein; this translates as MKKGTDLMLQCDLHVHTNFSRDGESSVEACLKRAEERGLDAIAITDHDTTDGAVYAMQCDSPVLVIPGIEISTADGHLIALGITEVIPADQGFAETVAQAHAAGALCIIPHPYHKWRHGAALKIRSAIAMVDAVESFNSRYITGAANRKAARKAEQSGKPCVAGSDAHNARYVGYGVTLIDAPPDVPGILDAIREGRCSIHGRMTPLRTYTRQSMRGAKRRITRRIHR